In Aquipuribacter nitratireducens, the genomic stretch GGTCAGCGCAACCCGGGCAGCCGGTCCGCCACGGCCTCGAGCACCGACTCCTCGCCCGCGTAGACCCCGTCCGGTCGCGGCCAGTGGGTGACGACGTCGGTGAACCCGAGCGCGTGCGCCCGCTCGTAGGTGTCGAGGAAGACGTCGAGGGAGGCGAGGGCGTACCGCCCGACGTCGACGCTGAGGTACCGCCGCGGCTCCCCGCGCCGGCGTCCCGCGGCGTCCCGGGCCCGGTCGAACCGCGCGCACATCTGGCCCACGCCACGCCACCAGTGCTCGAGCGCGTCCGGGCCGTCGTCGCCCTTCTCGCGCGGCGGCCCGGTCGTCACCCAGCCGTCGCCGAGCCGGGCAGCGAGGGCCATGCCGCGCGGGCCGTTGGCGGCGACGGCGAACGGCAGCCGTGGCGAGGACGGGCCGCCCGGCACCATGCGCGCCTCGTGCGCGGCGTAGTGGTGCCCGCGCCACGTGGTCGCGGGCTGACGCAGCAGCAGGTCGAGGAGCGTGACGAAGTCCTCGAAGCGGCGGGCGCGATCCCGCGGCGACAGCGCCTCGTGCCCGAGGACGGTCGCGTCGAAGCCCGCCCCGCCGGACCCGACACCGAGCACGAACCGACCGCCGCTGATGTCGTCGAGGCTCATCAGCTCCTTGGCGAACGGCACGGGGTGGCGGTAGTTCGGGCTCGCGACCCACGTGCCGAGCCCGATCGTCGAGGTGACGGTGGCGGCGGCGACGAGCGTCGGGACGGTCGCGAACCACGGCTCGTCGCGCAGCGAGCGCCACGACAGGTGGTCGTACGTCCACGCGTGGTCGAACCCGAGCTCCTCGGCGCGACGCCACGTCGCGGCCGCCTCGGCCCAGCGCTGCTGCGGGAGGATGACGACACCGACGCGCACCCTCGCCAGGCTAGGGGCCGCAGCGGCTGGCACGATCCGGGACATGAGCCGACCCGACGTCGCCGACCGCGCCTCCGAGCTCCTCCGCCTCCACCACACCGGGACGACGCTCGTCCTGCCGACCGTGTGGGACGCGTGGTCCGCCCGGGCCGTCGTCGCCGCCGGGTTCCCCGCGATCAGCGTCGGCAGCCACCCGCTCGCCGACTCGCGCGGCCAGCGCGACAACGAGGGCATGACGCTCGCCGACGCCCTCGAGGGGGCCCGCCGCATCGCCGACGCCGTCGACGTGCCGGTGACCCTCGACGCCGAGTCCGGCTACGACACACCCGCGGCCGAGCTCGTCGACCGGGTGCTCGACGCCGGCGTCGTCGGCATCAACATCGAGGACACCGTCCACTCGCAGGGCAGGCTGCGGGAGCGGCAGGAGCACGCGGACTACATCGGCGAGATCCGGGCGTCCGCCGACGCCGCCGGCGTCGAGCTCGTGATCAACGCCCGCACCGACGCCTACGTCGGGAGCGTCGCGGTGTTCGACGACCCGCTCGCCGAGGCCCTCGCCCGGCTGCAGGCGTGCGAGGCCGCCGGCGCCCGGTGCGTGTACCCCGTGCGGGTGCCCGACGCGGCGAGCGTGCGGACGCTCCTCGACGGCCTGTCCGGGCCCCTCAACCTCACCGCTCACCCCGTCACGGGCGGCATGGCGGGCAGCCGCGAGGAGCTGAAGGCGCTCGGCGTGCACCGGATCACGTTCGGGCCGCTGCTGCAGGCGGCGCTCACCGAGACGATCACCGAGCTCGTCACGCCCTGGCGCTGAACGGCTCGACGACCGGGTCCCGGCCCCGGGAACCGGGCCGCCACGTGCCGACGACACGGCCCTCGCGCACCACCGTGGGGCGGAACACGCCGTTGCCGCCCGGCACCACGGCAGTCGCGTGCTCGGGGGCGAGCGTGGCCGACCGGTCGGCGTAGCCCAGCACGAGCTCGTCGAAGCCGGGCAGGCGCAGCTCACCGCGCGCCTGATCCCTCAGCGCCGCCAGACGCTCCGGCGTCGTGGGGTCCATGAGCTGCTCGACGCCGTCGACCTCGACGCGCTCGAGGCCGTCCCGCACCTGCGCGACACCGCTCCGGACCTCGCGGACGCCGAGCCCGGACCAGCGGGCGAGGTCGAGGACGCTCGCCGGACCGTGGGAGCGGAGGTAGCGCTCGGCGAGGCGGGCGAGCAGCGCCTCGCGGTCGTCGGTGCGGTCGTCGGGCGGTGCGACCTCGTCGAGCAGGCGCAGCCGCTGCCCGGTGACCCGACCGTCGTCGGCCCGCGTGGTCGCACCCCACACGACCGCCCGGGCCTGGGCGAGGTGGGCGAGGAGGTGGTAGCCGCGCTGCCCGTCGGTCGGGACCCCTCCGGCCACCCACGCGGCGAGCAGCGCGTCCCGCGTGAGGCCGTCACCGGCGAGGGCCTCACGCGCCACGTCGAGGGCCCGGGCGGCCTGCGCGGCGTCGAGGCCGAGCTCGTCGAAGCGGCGGCGGGCGCGGGCGTGCTGCGCCTCGCCGGTGAGGGCGAGCAGCCACCGCACGTCGTCGGTCGCGACGACGTGGAGGGTCCCGCGCAGCGGCCACGTGCGCACGAGGCGTCCGTCGTCCAGCGCGGCGGCGACGTCGTCCGTCGTCGTGCCCGGGGTCGACCGCAGCGCGACGGACCGGAGCACCCCGGGCAGGTCCTGCCCCTGGAGCGCGAGCAGGTGACGGACGGCGTCGACGGGCGACCGCTCGCCGGGCACGAGCCCCTGCGCGACGAGCCGCAGCAGCGCCACCTCCTTCGGGTCCACGGCCCCACCCTGCCGCCCCCCCCGACAGCGAGAGGTGGATCTGTCCCGGGAGGACCGGCGTGTCCCGGGCGAGATCCCCCTCTCACCGCGGGGCCTAGCCTCGCGCCATGCCGTCGGACCACCCCGTCCCGATCGTCCTCGACTGCGACCCCGGTCACGACGACGCGCTCGCCCTGCTCCTCGCCCACGCCGACCCCGCCGTCGACCTGCGCGCCGTCACGGTCGTCCACGGGAACCAGACCGTCGACAAGTGCCTGCGCAACGCCCTCGCCGTCTGCACGCTCGCGGGCATCACCGACGTCCCGGTCGCCCGCGGCGCGGACGCGCCCCTCACGCGGCCGCTGCGGCTCGCGCCGGACATCCACGGCGAGACCGGTCTCGACGGCCCGGAGCTGCCCGAACCGGTGCTCGACCCGGCTCCCGGGCACGCCGTCGACCTGCTCGCCCGCACGCTGCGCGACAGCGACGAGCCCGTCACCGTCGTCGCGACCGGGGCGCTCACGAACGTCGCGCTGCTCCTGCGCGCCGAGCCGGCCCTGCGGGAGCGGATGGCGGGCGTGGTGTGGATGGGCGGGTCGACCGGCCGCGGCAACATCACCCCGTACGCGGAGGCGAACGCCGCGAACGACCCCGAGGCCGCGCAGGAGGTCCTCGACAGCGGCGTGCCGTTCACGATGGTCGGGCTCGACACCACGCACCAGGCGCTCGTCACGCGCGACGTCGTCGACCGGCTGGAGGCGATGGGCACGACCGTGGCGCGGACGTGCGCGGGACTCATGACGTTCTTCGCCGACACCTACCGCGAGGCATTCGGCATGCCCGACCCGCCGCTGCACGACCCCGTGGCGGTCGCGCGCGTGCTCGACCCGACGCTCGTCCCGACCGTCCGGGCGCACCTCGTGGTGGAGACCGAGGGCCGCTGGACGGCCGGCGCGACCGTCGTCGACCTCGACGGGTACACCGGCCGCGCGCCGAACGCCGACGTCGCGCAGGGCCTCGACCGTGACCGGTTCCTCGACCGGCTGCTGGCGGCGGTCGCGTCCTACCGCTGAGCGCGGTCGAGCACGTCGCGGACGGCGGCGGCGAACGGCGCGGGGTCGCCGCCCATCCGCTCGACGAAGGGCGCGTGGTCGCCCGGCAGCTCGACGAACACCGCGCCGAGCCGCGACGCCAGCGCCTCCGGGGCCCGCCTGGCCAGCTGTGTCGGCGCGGAGTCGGCGCCGCCGGCGAGGACGAGGCGGCCGTCGACGGCCCGCAGGGCGGTGTCGTCCGGCTCCCACGTGCAGATCGGGACCAGACCGTGGGCGAGCATCCGGTACCCCGCGGCCATCTCCTCCTCCGACGGCGGCTGCCCCTCGTCCGGCTGCTCGTCGGGCTCGTCGTCGGGGGCAGGCGGTCCGTCGAACCCCGCGAGCGCCATGAACGCACCGAAGGCGGGCCCGGGCCCCTGCTCGTGGAGGATCCGGACGACCTCGTCGGTCCGCGCCCGCAGCTCCGCCTCGTCCGGCAGGACGCCGACGAGCGGTGGCTCGTGCGCGACGACGGCGGCCACGAGGTCGTGGTGGCGCTGGGCGAACGCGAGTGCTGTCACGGCCCCGCCGCTCGTGCCGACGACCTCGACCGGCCCGCCGCCCGCCTCCCGGACGAGAGCGGCGAGGTCGTCGGCGAGGACGGCCGGGTCGGCGTCGTCGGAGGGGTCGACGAGCGGGCTGCCCCCGAACCCGCGGGGGTCGTGGAGCAGCACGGTGCGGGAGCCGGCGAGCGCCCGGGCGAGCCCGCGCAGGTCGTCGATCCCCATGGGGTGCCCCACGAGGGCGAGCAGGGGTCCCTCCCCGTGCACCTCGTACCGGAGGGAGGCGCCGGGGACAGCCAGGGTCGTCATGCCCGTCTGACCGGCGGCCGGCTGCGAACTCATCGGTGACTCTGCACCCATGACCGCGACACGCCGCCGATGCCGGTCACGGATGCACACTCACCCCGGCGTGTTCTGGTCGAGCTGCTCCTGGGCGGCCGCGAGCACCCGCACCACGTCGGCGCCGAACCGCGCGTCGCACGGGTGCGGCTGCCCGCCTCGCGCGGCCTGCTCCAGCGCCCTCAGCGCGTGACCGAGCGCCTCGACCGCCGTCGTCCCGTGGTCGGCGGGGATCGAGGTCCAACCGTGCTGCCCGTACACCTCGCACCGCAGGGCGGCGGCGTCCGGCGGGACCGTGAGGCTCACCGAGGCCGTGCTCGACGGCGCGTCCTGCCCGTCGCCGTGGCGGAGCACGAGGTGGACCGTGTCGCCGGGACCGCGGACCGCGGACACCGACGTCACCGGCCCTAGCGCCCCCACGAGGACCGACAGCGCGTGGGGGCCGACGTCCCACAGGCCGCCGTGCTCGTGCCGCCACGGGCTCGCTCCGAACGGGCTGCCGTCCGTGAAGATCGACCCCAGCCACGCGCCGTGCGCACCGGTCCAGCCGCCCCGCGCACGGAGCCCGTCGAGCCAGTCCGCGACCGCCGGTGTGTGCCGGGCCGTGAAGAAGACGACGGAGGCGACCCCGGCCGCCTCGACCGCGTCGGCGACCCCGTCGGCCTGCTCGACCGAGAGCCCCGTCGGCTTCTCCAGCAGGAGGTGACGACCCGCCTGTGCCGCCCGCACGGCGATGGGCGCCTGCACGTCCGGTGGGACCGCGAAGGTGAGGGCGTCGACGCCGTCGAGGAACGGGTCGAGCCGGTCCTCGCCGGCGAACGCACCGGCCTCGTGCCGACTCGCGAGCGCCTCCGCCCTCCCGGCGTCGCGCCCCCACACCGCGGTGAGCTCGTGGCCGGCGGCGACGACCGCGGGCGCGTGCACCTCCGCCGCCCAGTACCCGGTCCCGACGAGACCGACGCGCATGGTGCCTCCCGTGCCGCTCAGGCGTCGCGACGGTCGCGCCGCAGGTTCGAGACGACCGCCCCGACCACGAGCAGCACGCCGGCGACCACCATGCCGACCGGGACGGCCAGGGACACGTCGACGCGCAGGTCGACCACCTCACGCGCGCCGAGCAGCACCCCGACCGCGAGGACGACGACCCCCCACACGACGGTGCCGACGGCGGGTCCGGACGGGGCGCTGGGCATGGCTGTCTCCTTCACGGGGCGGGGGTCTCGACGAGCCGGACGGTGCCGACGAGGATGCGGGCGTCGACGACGACGTCCGGTGAGTCGCTGCCGGTGCGCAGGACCCGGTCGAGGCCGACCCCGGCCTCGTCGGCGGCCTCCGGCTCCTCGCCCACGAGGGCGGACCCGACGAGCACCCCGGCGTCGACGCGGACGTCGAGGCCGTCCGGTACGCGCACGACGAGCTCCCCGAGGCCCACGCGGACCGGCACCTCGACCGGGCCGCCGGCCGTCGCGCTGCGGGCCGGGACGTCGAGCGACGACAGGTCGAGGACGGCGTCCCCGAGGCCGAGGGCCCCGCCACGGGACGCGTCCGAGACCTCGACGGGCCGCCACGTGACGTCACCCGCCACCTGCACGGTCCGCCAGCTCGGCACGAGCAGCAGGAGGACCGCGACGACGATCGCGAGCGCGGCGGCCCCGCCGACCGCGCCGTCCCGGCGCCCCATGACGCCGAGGGCGACGATCGCGCCGCCGAGCAGGGTGATCGCGGCGCTGAGGGCGACGACGTGGGGGCGGCCGTCGAGGTACCCGAGCTCGGTGGCGAGCCACGCCGCGCCGGCGACGACGAGCGCGGCGCCCGTCACGGCCGCGGACAGCACCGGGCCGGGGCCGGGTCGCGCGGGCACCGGCGGCGGGGCGGGCGCACGGACCGGAGCCGGCGGGGGCGGTGACGCGTCCGTCGGGGCGGCTCCGGGCGCGGCCGGCGCCGGTCCGGGGGTCGGTCCGGGCGCCGTCGTCCCGGCCAGGCGCGGCAGGAACGCGAGCCCGACGACGAGGAGCGTCCCGAGCACGAGC encodes the following:
- a CDS encoding LLM class flavin-dependent oxidoreductase — translated: MRVGVVILPQQRWAEAAATWRRAEELGFDHAWTYDHLSWRSLRDEPWFATVPTLVAAATVTSTIGLGTWVASPNYRHPVPFAKELMSLDDISGGRFVLGVGSGGAGFDATVLGHEALSPRDRARRFEDFVTLLDLLLRQPATTWRGHHYAAHEARMVPGGPSSPRLPFAVAANGPRGMALAARLGDGWVTTGPPREKGDDGPDALEHWWRGVGQMCARFDRARDAAGRRRGEPRRYLSVDVGRYALASLDVFLDTYERAHALGFTDVVTHWPRPDGVYAGEESVLEAVADRLPGLR
- a CDS encoding isocitrate lyase/PEP mutase family protein, whose translation is MSRPDVADRASELLRLHHTGTTLVLPTVWDAWSARAVVAAGFPAISVGSHPLADSRGQRDNEGMTLADALEGARRIADAVDVPVTLDAESGYDTPAAELVDRVLDAGVVGINIEDTVHSQGRLRERQEHADYIGEIRASADAAGVELVINARTDAYVGSVAVFDDPLAEALARLQACEAAGARCVYPVRVPDAASVRTLLDGLSGPLNLTAHPVTGGMAGSREELKALGVHRITFGPLLQAALTETITELVTPWR
- a CDS encoding winged helix DNA-binding domain-containing protein codes for the protein MDPKEVALLRLVAQGLVPGERSPVDAVRHLLALQGQDLPGVLRSVALRSTPGTTTDDVAAALDDGRLVRTWPLRGTLHVVATDDVRWLLALTGEAQHARARRRFDELGLDAAQAARALDVAREALAGDGLTRDALLAAWVAGGVPTDGQRGYHLLAHLAQARAVVWGATTRADDGRVTGQRLRLLDEVAPPDDRTDDREALLARLAERYLRSHGPASVLDLARWSGLGVREVRSGVAQVRDGLERVEVDGVEQLMDPTTPERLAALRDQARGELRLPGFDELVLGYADRSATLAPEHATAVVPGGNGVFRPTVVREGRVVGTWRPGSRGRDPVVEPFSARA
- a CDS encoding nucleoside hydrolase, producing MPSDHPVPIVLDCDPGHDDALALLLAHADPAVDLRAVTVVHGNQTVDKCLRNALAVCTLAGITDVPVARGADAPLTRPLRLAPDIHGETGLDGPELPEPVLDPAPGHAVDLLARTLRDSDEPVTVVATGALTNVALLLRAEPALRERMAGVVWMGGSTGRGNITPYAEANAANDPEAAQEVLDSGVPFTMVGLDTTHQALVTRDVVDRLEAMGTTVARTCAGLMTFFADTYREAFGMPDPPLHDPVAVARVLDPTLVPTVRAHLVVETEGRWTAGATVVDLDGYTGRAPNADVAQGLDRDRFLDRLLAAVASYR
- a CDS encoding alpha/beta fold hydrolase; the protein is MSSQPAAGQTGMTTLAVPGASLRYEVHGEGPLLALVGHPMGIDDLRGLARALAGSRTVLLHDPRGFGGSPLVDPSDDADPAVLADDLAALVREAGGGPVEVVGTSGGAVTALAFAQRHHDLVAAVVAHEPPLVGVLPDEAELRARTDEVVRILHEQGPGPAFGAFMALAGFDGPPAPDDEPDEQPDEGQPPSEEEMAAGYRMLAHGLVPICTWEPDDTALRAVDGRLVLAGGADSAPTQLARRAPEALASRLGAVFVELPGDHAPFVERMGGDPAPFAAAVRDVLDRAQR
- a CDS encoding Gfo/Idh/MocA family protein, translating into MRVGLVGTGYWAAEVHAPAVVAAGHELTAVWGRDAGRAEALASRHEAGAFAGEDRLDPFLDGVDALTFAVPPDVQAPIAVRAAQAGRHLLLEKPTGLSVEQADGVADAVEAAGVASVVFFTARHTPAVADWLDGLRARGGWTGAHGAWLGSIFTDGSPFGASPWRHEHGGLWDVGPHALSVLVGALGPVTSVSAVRGPGDTVHLVLRHGDGQDAPSSTASVSLTVPPDAAALRCEVYGQHGWTSIPADHGTTAVEALGHALRALEQAARGGQPHPCDARFGADVVRVLAAAQEQLDQNTPG
- a CDS encoding PspC domain-containing protein, producing the protein MDDTSPTAGPAAGPTGGPTGGPAPGTRPGPLEQLWDAMRRTGVRRPLDDRWLGGVCSGTARRLGVDPTLLRVSLVALTLLGGVGVAAYAVALVLLPDHDGRIELERAARGDLTGTTVGAVALLLVAALLPGPWELLRGGPLLDPRDLVGALVLGTLLVVGLAFLPRLAGTTAPGPTPGPAPAAPGAAPTDASPPPPAPVRAPAPPPVPARPGPGPVLSAAVTGAALVVAGAAWLATELGYLDGRPHVVALSAAITLLGGAIVALGVMGRRDGAVGGAAALAIVVAVLLLLVPSWRTVQVAGDVTWRPVEVSDASRGGALGLGDAVLDLSSLDVPARSATAGGPVEVPVRVGLGELVVRVPDGLDVRVDAGVLVGSALVGEEPEAADEAGVGLDRVLRTGSDSPDVVVDARILVGTVRLVETPAP